TGTCGTCCGGCGTACTGCCGTCGTCCTGTTCCTCCCGCGCCAGCTGTTGGCGACACAACAGATCGAACACGTGGCTGCAGTTGTCCGGCAGCGGTTCGTCGGCCTGCGGCGCACGCGGCGCCTCGCCTTCCGCCAGCAGCGCGAAGTCCAGCAGCCGGTGGGTGTAGTCGTAGGTCGGCCCCAGCACCTGCCCGCCGGGCAAGTCCTTGTAAACCGCCGAAATGCGTCGCTCCAGCCGCATGTTTTCGCTGGCCAGCGGCTCGCTGACCGCCAGGCGCGGCAGGGTGGTGCGATAGGCGCGCAGCAGGAAGATCGCCTCCACCAGATCGCCGCTGGCTTGTTTGATCGCCAGAGCCGCCAGCTCGCGATCGTAGATGCCGCCTTCGGTCATCACCCGATCCACCGCCAGCCCCAGCTGCTGTTCGATTTGTTCCGCGCCGATCGCCGGCAGCGCGTCGTCGCCGCGCCGCAGCTGTTCCTGCAGCTGATGGGCGGCCTCAATGGCTTTTTCGCCCCCTTTTACCGCTACGTACATCAGCACACCTCCACGCGGGTGGTCCGCGGGATCGCCAGCAGGCGATCGCCGCAGGTCAGCAAAATATCCAGCCCCAGCGGGAAGCGCTGCGGGCGGTTGACCAGATAATCCAGCAGCGCCGGCGGCAGGCGCGGCGCAATCAGGCGTTGGCTCTCGATGCCGGGGCCGGTCAGGCGCAGCGCGGCGCCGTTCTCCAGCTCGGCGAGCTGCACGATGACCGTGGCGCCGAACTCCGGCGAGATTTCCGTGCCGTGCGGCAACGCCTGCAGATCGGCGGCTTGCAGCTGCTCATCGAACAGGGCAAAACAGACCCCCTGCGCCGTGGCGGCCAGCGGCGCACCGCTGTGAAAACGAATGTTTGTTAGCACTTGCTCACTTTTGAGCGCAGCGCACAGCTGCAGCGGCGTTTCCTGATCGGCCAGCGTCAGCAGCACGGCGGTGCTGGCGGCGTTCAGCGGCGCCCAGGCCGGGCCGTTCGGCAGCGTCACCCGATGGCCCGGTTCGCTCAACGCTTTAAGAATCAAACGGAAAGCGTGCTGCGATTGGTCTATCGGTTGCTCAAAACCGGTCAATAAACTCATGGCTTAATCCCCTCGCACCAGCGTAAAGAAATCCACCCGGCTGGCGGCGATCGCCCGGGCGCGCAGCTGGCGCTGCTCGTGCTGCAGCGCGGCCAGCGGCGCGATCAGCTGTTGTTGCAGGCGCTCGCCGTGTTCCGGCTGTTGCAGCAGCGCATCGGCCAGCGCGCACAGCTCGGCGTGCGCCTTGTCGCGCCCGGCGATATAGCTGTAGCCGTAGCCGCCGTTGTCCAGCTGCACCACCGCGCGGGTGACCGTCATGTCCCCCAGCACGAAGCGGCGGCCGGTGGCGCCCATGCGCCCCTGCAGCTGGGCCAGGCCGATCTCCGGCGCGCGGATGCTGCGGTAGCCCGGGCTGAGGTTCAGCGCCTGCCAGTGGCTGCGCAGCTGCTCGGGCCGGCTGTGCGCCAGCACCGACATCCAGCGTTGTCTCGACTCTAAGGCTTGCATTCAGTGCTCCATCGTCAGTTCAATCATGTCGGCGCGGGCCAGGCTGACGGAGTATTCCGCCACGTCTTCGCCGCCGCTGCGGACGTTAAGGGTGCGCACGCACAGCAGCGGCGCGTGGGTGGCGATCTCCAGCAGCCGGCTCTCTTTGGCCTGCGCGCGGCGCGCGCTGATGCGCGTCTGGCGGCGGGTCAGCGGCTGCTGGAGGTGCTGTTCGATAAACTGGTGCAGCGAACCGCTGTGGAACTGCTGCAGCGCCGGCCACCAGTCCAGATCGGGCAGATAGTGGTCGATCACGCTCATCGGCACGCCGTTGACCCGGCGCAGGGTGCGCAGGTGGATCACCATTTCGCCTTCTTCACGCGAAAGTGCGCTGGCGACATGCCCATTGCACGGGCGCAAGACAGCGAGTAAGCGCTCACTGGTGGGGTGGCTGCCCTGCTCGAACAGGTTCTGACTGAAGCGGGTATTGGCGTGCAGCGGGTAGTCGTAAGGCCGCATCAGCACCAGAATGCCGACGCCGTGGCGGCGCTGCAGCCAGCCGCGCTCCACCAGTTGATCCACCGCGCGGCGCAGGGTGTGGCGATTGACCTGATAACGCTCGGCCAGCTGCTGTTCCGAAGGCAGGTAGTCGCCGCAGCGGTACTGCGTGCGCAGCTCCTGTTCCAGCTGCGCGGCGATCTGCTGATAGCGGGTGGGGTAAGTGGTCGGATGTCTAGATAACTCCATCATAATAAAAACCTCGTCATACCGATGGCTGTGCGATGAAGGCGGAAGCGGTGCGTTTCATCGTGCGTCTACCCTGTGGTTTTCACGTTGGCATCATGGTGACGGGCGCAGATGACAATCGCGTTACGCCTCGGTGGCGAACAGATGAACTATTTAGGACAGCCCGGGCGTGCACGGGCGGCGGCGGCGCGCTATGCTGGCGCCTCTGTTGACTGACTCTGGCCGCTACCATGCCGCAACCTCTGAACGCCCCTGAACATGCCCCACGCGCCTGGCCGCTGTGGAAACCGATCCTGTTTCTGCTGGTGGTGGCCGTCGGCCTCTACTACGTCAAATGGCAGCCGTACTACGGCAAGGCCTTCGTGGCGGCGGACAGCCACTCGATCGGCAAATCGATCCTGGCCGACGGCGCCGCGAGCCCTTGGCTGGCGGCCTGGCAGTACGCGCTGGTCTACTTCACCGCAGTGTGGAAGGCGGCGCTGCTCGGGGTGCTGTTA
The sequence above is drawn from the Serratia sp. FDAARGOS_506 genome and encodes:
- the phnH gene encoding phosphonate C-P lyase system protein PhnH, which codes for MSLLTGFEQPIDQSQHAFRLILKALSEPGHRVTLPNGPAWAPLNAASTAVLLTLADQETPLQLCAALKSEQVLTNIRFHSGAPLAATAQGVCFALFDEQLQAADLQALPHGTEISPEFGATVIVQLAELENGAALRLTGPGIESQRLIAPRLPPALLDYLVNRPQRFPLGLDILLTCGDRLLAIPRTTRVEVC
- the phnG gene encoding phosphonate C-P lyase system protein PhnG produces the protein MQALESRQRWMSVLAHSRPEQLRSHWQALNLSPGYRSIRAPEIGLAQLQGRMGATGRRFVLGDMTVTRAVVQLDNGGYGYSYIAGRDKAHAELCALADALLQQPEHGERLQQQLIAPLAALQHEQRQLRARAIAASRVDFFTLVRGD
- the phnF gene encoding phosphonate metabolism transcriptional regulator PhnF; translation: MMELSRHPTTYPTRYQQIAAQLEQELRTQYRCGDYLPSEQQLAERYQVNRHTLRRAVDQLVERGWLQRRHGVGILVLMRPYDYPLHANTRFSQNLFEQGSHPTSERLLAVLRPCNGHVASALSREEGEMVIHLRTLRRVNGVPMSVIDHYLPDLDWWPALQQFHSGSLHQFIEQHLQQPLTRRQTRISARRAQAKESRLLEIATHAPLLCVRTLNVRSGGEDVAEYSVSLARADMIELTMEH